The following DNA comes from Peromyscus leucopus breed LL Stock chromosome 2, UCI_PerLeu_2.1, whole genome shotgun sequence.
CAGAGCTCCTGGAGGGAGAGGCAAAGAGAAGGCTCTCTGAGGCAGGCAAAGCTTTCGGAACGGTAAAGTCACAGCCTCGGTACATCCAGAGTGCGCAGAGGACTGTGCGGCCATAAAGGCACTGGTGCTCAGACAGGAGCCTCATGGCTGAAAAGCAGAAAGGGGTTACTCTACAGAGGCCCCGCACTGCTGCTTCTGACCGACAGCAAGCGAGCATCACTGAGATGCAGCTCAGGGGACCGCGGCAAAGACTTGCCAGGACAGGGAGTTGGCTGCAATGTTGACTGCGCTGGGGGGAGATGTATCTCTCTCAGTCATGCTTAGGGATGGGTGCTGGAGCTCTAAGAATGTGGCCAGTGGATGGATGCCAGGTCTCACCAATGGTGAACATGACAGTATCTGCCAGCTGCACGTTGCTGATGCTGATCCGTGGGATGAGGCCAATGAGCCCGGGCACCACATCAGAATAGTTGACATCGATGGTCTCCGCGATGGATTGGAAGCCATAGAGCAGGGCCTCTGTGTGCTGGGGAAAGAGGGTGCCGCTGCCTTGACTGAGGAGGAGGGTGTCACAAGTTAGGGAGGGCAGAAGGAATCCGGTGTGGGAGGTACCTGCCAGGAGTAGGGCTCCTCTGAGCTGGTGAGCAGACGGCCCAGCTTGTCATAGAGGTTGCTAAGCAGCTCAGCCCCCAGCATCTCATAGACATACATGAGCGTGTCTGAGATGTCCACCCTGAAAAGCAGATGAAGGCCTTCTAGAGTGCTTGGGTCTTTAACATAAGCCAGGAACCTACCCATGGACCCTCGTCACACTGCAAAATTGCCTAAAGGCTAGAGAAAGGAGCCCCCAGAAGGCAGTAAGCCTGGCTGATTGCCTCTTCCCTTACTTCATTCCTTAGGACTGTTCAGAGTGAGGTTTGGCCTGCTACCATCACCTGTAAATCCGGAACTGCTCCTTCTCATCCGAGGACCAGAATCCGTATTCCTCATCAGAAGGGAACTGGGCCTTATGCAGAAGCACATCCACCAGCTGGAAGTAGACTGGCCGGTACACCTGCTGGTACACGGCCTGCTTCTCCGCCTCAAAGGACAGAATGTCATCCTGAGAGAGCCAGGCAAGACAGTTAGCTACCTCCCCAGCAACCACTGAAGCATGATCCACTTTCATGAAGGCCCAGTCCGACCGATGGTCACCCAGACATACCTGCAGCGTGTACCAGAAGGTCAGAGTGAGGGAGCTGGTGGTCTCATTGACAGGGTAGTGGCCGGGGATGCCCGTGCAGAACATGATCATGTTGACGAGCGCCAGGAAGCTCTGCCAGTGTTCCACTTGATCTAGCAAGGCCCTGGGGCGGGGAAGAGTTAGCTCATCGTACCTCCCCAGGGAGGGTCCGTGACTTTAACCTTTAGTGGGCCCTGCCGTCCCCCCGGCGCTGCCCCACTCCCTACCGAGAGTGATTCTCGCCCAGGGCCACAGCAATGCGACAGATGCCATGGGAGGTCTCCATGTCCCCATTCTGAACTGCTTGTCGCAATTGTTCCTGCAGTCCCAGAACCAGCGGAATGAGTTTCAGGAGTGTGTTCACATACCTAGAGGCATGAGGTAAGGGGATCCATCAGAGCTGTCTGTCCAACCCCAGCCCGCCAGCTTTGAGAGAAAACCACAATTTCCCTGCCTTTCACCAAAGCCTTCCTAGCAAAGAGAGGCCAAGGCTGTTTTGATGCCTGCTCATGCTGAGAACATTGGGTCAGAGATCTTCGGGAGAGCTCTAGGCAGGAAGCACAAGAAAGTCCAAGCTACAGGTTGaagtacttcctccagcaggacTGGAAGCTGATGCTGGGATGGGTTAACGCTCGGAGGGAACTAGAATGAAGAGAAGGCATTTTTGCGTGAGAGTGACATGAATTTTGGAGGCCCAGAGGACAGATGGTTATGAGTTGAAGTGTACATCTCCTAACAAGATATGTTGAaggactggggagatagttcatGTCATACAATCATGAAAACATGAATTTGTTCCCTATAACCTATGCCAAAAAAGCTGGGTGTACTTGTGATGCCAGTTCTGGGGAGACCTCTGTCTCTACAGGAGGATGCTAGAGGCTTGCTGGCCTGCCAGTCTAGCCAGTTGGTAAACTCCAGCCAGGGAGAGGTCCAGTGTCAAAACACAAGGTGCACGGCTCCTTAGGAACACCGAGGCTGTTGTGAGTGTGCACAGACAGACAATGATGGCATCCTATCCCCAGGACCTGAAAACGCGGCCCTACTTGGAAAAAGCATCGTTGCAGATAAAAAACGTACTAGAAATGTGCTCCTAATCCAGTATGACTCGTGTCCTTACAAGACAGCCATGTGATGACAGAGATGTCATGGGACAACGCCAAGTAAAGGGAAAGGTAAGCACAGGAGCTTGCAGCTGCAAGCCAAGGAATGCCAAGCTGCCAGCCAACCGCCGGGCAGGAAGCGGCTGGGAAGAAATCTTCTACAGGTTTCAGAGGAAGCAGAGTCCTGCTGACACCTTGCTTTCAGACTTCTAGCCTCCACAACTGTCAGGGCGTTTCCGTCATTCAAAGCCATCCATTTGTGGTACTGTGTTATTGTGGCCCCAGAAAGGAACGTAGTCAGTGTCAGGAGACACTGGACAAGGGTGGTCATGTCAGGAACACCATTAAAGAAGACTTCGAAAGGTCATAGGGCATCAGTTCCCCTGGCTGCTCAAGTCCTGAGTCTGGTGGCAGCAGGATGGGGTGAACAAGGTGAACTTAGAGCTGACAGGTGACGTGGACAGTACGTGATGACTGGCTGATTACAAAAGACAACTCTCCACGCAGGTACAGCGTGGAGTCACCGAGAACAGAGAAGAAACGGACACCTTAACAAGAGGTGAAGTTTGAGACAAGATGTACAAGTAGAAGTTGAGAAAGAACAGGACATAAAACTCCGATAGGTCAGAGCAAGACACAGATCCGGGAGTCTCCGGCTGGCAACTGAAGATACAGGAGTCCATAAGAGCGGACCAGGAGGAAAGTATGGAGCAAGAGAAATGGAATGTCCAGGCCAGAGTCCTGAAGTACAGGACAGGCAGGGAAAGCCAGGACACAAAGGGGATGGGGACAACAGTAACAACCTCCACTCTGTGGGGATAGGATGAAGCAGAGGAACCATATCCCAAGAGAAGGTCAGATGCTCGGGACCTCTCAGATGTCAACCAGTGTCACGGTAGCAATTTATGTTGGCAGGAAAAGGGGACCGAAGGTCCCGGTTACCTGGAATTGCCCTAAGCAAGTTGCTAGGCAACATCATCTGGACCTCAGTGAGAAGATGAAAGGACATAAAGTGGCAGCCAGACCAGGAATGTTGACATCCTTCTCCACAACCCCCATTCGAGAGTCTGCCAGCAAAAGCTATCCATCCCAGGATACCCCCAGTTCAGAGACAGCCCCAAGGGGTATCGCCTGGAGACAGCTGGGATAGCTTCAGTCTCAGGATCCTGACACAGGCTGCACCATCAGACAATGGGTACCTTCAGGCCAGGCTCTAGCACAAAGAGTCAGGGGCAGGGCCAAGGCTATGGCCCAGGAGCTCCCCAGCAGCTGAGATGGAGGCTATCTCCATAGCATCTCTGCTGTCTTCCGAAGTATCCTCTACCTGCCTGCATTCGTGCAGACAGAAAGTAGGTAGTGAAGGCTCTTAGCATGTTTTATCTGAGCCTCAAATAGGATAAATCAAGGACAACACAGCCCAGAAGGCTCAGAGTACTGCTCAAGGTCAAACAGCTACTTAGACCCAGATCGGACTGAGACAGTCTTACACTGCTACAGGTCTGCTTCCCTTTTCTGCAAAGGATCTGTGCAGATCTGGGTGTGACTCTCCAGTCCTTATGATGGGAGCCCCAACATCCTATCCAGTTCACTTCCTCTACCCCCAGTCCCCTATCAGCAGTTATTccagtattaaaaataaatacattccagtattaaaaatgtatttcaaaagcTGGGCATAAtgatgcacaactttaatcccaacattcaggaggcagaggcaggtgggtctctgagttcagggccagcctgatctacagagtgagatccaggacagtgagggctgttacacagagaaagcctatcttgaaaaacaaacaaacaaaatgtatttcagggggaaaaaaaatcaaaggagagaGCCAGGAAGCAGGAGCAAGTGCAGAGGAACAGAAAAAAGAGGACTCTGCGCTGGAGGGAATGCTATTATCAGGACACCTAGGAATCAGTCACTGAAGGTGACTTTCTTAACCTAAATATGGCAAACTAGCCTGGACAGAGCAGATCCCCATGCCAACCCCTGGCTTGCTGTAACCCACCCATAGGGAAACTGCCTGTGTAGATTTCCTGCCACACATGCTGGAGACCTCTGAGCAAACAGAACAAGCCTGCGGCCTCAGAGGTTTCTAGACTTGctacaggaaggctgagaggatGTCTTTAGGACCATGGTTAAGGGTGCATTCAAGAGGTCTGGCTCGAGATGGTcagctcctgcagctggagcAGAGCTGTTGGGGATGTCTTGGCTGCCGCTCACACTGAGCTCAGCCCAGACCTACAATTAGAGCTCTGGGAGCAGAGCTGAGAAAATGGGAAGAGTTGCTAAGCAACCAAGGGGCTGCAACCAATGGGCGCCCAGGAGGCTATGGGTTCCCTCACTGGCCCCTTGCTTGCTCATTCGTTCAGAAGAGAAGGGGCATCAATTACTTGCTAAAGCCCTTGAGACAGATGGGTGGGTGAACTTGGATGTATCCAAGGATACCCCACATCACCCTGGTACTTGCCCTGACAATTCTCCGTAGCCACTACCTAAGCCCATCTAGCACTTGAGTCTCATGCTGTCACATGAGCTCTGACTTGAGACTTGGTATCCACATTATGCTAGGGACCCAGAGATATCTTACTAACTGCCCCTGCAAAGGTAACAGCAAATATTAGCAAATACACAGGATATTATGGAGTCCATGGGGACCACACTAGACACCTCATGTTCTTTTATTTAACCTTCAAACCAAAAAATGTTTTCAACCAACACTTTTTTTTGTTATCTTTAGTagtgggattgaacctaggggcTTATGCATgttcagcaagcactctactactgagccttGCTATATCCACAGCCTTTAACGTTTTAAAGAACAGTGATTAACCACATtacctatgtgtgtgcatgtgtacttgtgtggGAGCTCTAGCTCACTGCTTGTAACAGTTTCTACTTCTACCACCAATTCTAAAAGCGAACAGCTTTAATCAGCTTAACAGtagcttcctgtttctctcttaaaaaataaggttacCATTAAACTTAGTCACAAATGGTAGGACAAAAACACCATACAGAGTCCCTACTTTAAAGCACATGGCACATGCACAGCATATATGTACTGATAGGTGCTCGTGATCTCCCACCCTGAGTAAAAGCCACAAAAGAGCTGCCATCACTCAAGGGATTGAAGGATTCTTTCCTGAATACCAAGGGCTGGCCCTGTGCACACCATACTCTTCTAGCATTACGATGCTCCTTATGTTTTGTATGATGGCCTCCATTTTTGCTTAGGAGTGGTTTACCCAAGGTCTCACATTTAGTAAAGGAACTCTGAAGTTCACACTCAGACATGACTACCGCCAAGGCTCGTGCTGTTAGCCAGTCCTCCACGCAGCCTTCAGTGGTGTTCCCCTCCATGTCTACCCAGGATTTCCAAAACCCTATCTCTGAATGTCAGGGTCGGGTTTTCAAGTCTTGTTCTTTCTGGCCCAACTTACACCCCAAAGAATCTCAATAGatcattttctctgtagaaaatctTTTAGTAACTTTATACCAGCcccaggatgaaaaaaaaaaattctcaagctTGGCTAACAAGGTCCTACATGATTTCAACCTGGTCCTCCTACAAGTCTGGCCTTTAAATCCTGCTATCTAATCACACCTAACGATTCACAAGCCACCACTAATTCCTTCCCATCTTTCATCTGTCTGGGGTCTTCTCCCTATATCCATCAACTGCACCTGACTAACTTTCCATGTACAGCTTGGCTATCGTTTCCTCTGGGCAGGCTTTCACCCACCCCAGCCTGAGTGAAGAGCCTCCACTGGGTTCTTAGAGGCTCTGCTCGCTCCATTAATACTGACCGGTAGTTGACGGTATTTGTCGACTCATGTGCTCACCAGACTGTGAGCAGCTGACGTGAGTTAAAGCCTTCACCTGTGTGCTCTGAGTGCTCATGAGCACAGGGCCCAGCCCGGCAAGTCCCTGACGGCTGTGGGACAAACGCACACTGgcctgccttcacctcctttCTGGTCTCTGAAAGTGCTGCGGCACTGTCCACTCCAGGGCTTTGTACCTGTTGTGGTTCCAGAAGCTAAAAGCATGCCTTCTCCTCCCCCAATCTCCTCTATCTCCGACCCCGCCCCCATCCACCAGGCAACTCCCATTTTTTTCAGCCATTCAAAAACTGGTGGATACTCCATTTCCCAGGCACAATGAGATAAAGTAAAATGTCCTTGCAGTtgaggactgggggggggggtgcacactGATTTATAAAGGAATCTTCCATTGCAGGCTAGGAAGGAAAACCAGGAACATCACTAAGAGCTCTAAAAGAATACAGCAGAGAGGACCAGGCTTGCTCTGAAGAACCCTTGGAACCTCCCTGTGGAAGTGAGATGAAATCTAAGTGGGAGCAGAGGTGATGTGCCTCCTGTTCAGGGGCTGGACGGAGCAGAAAGGAACAGTATAGAAGCATAGAAAGTCAGCAGAGTGGCATGAGATAAGCTGGCGTGTGCCCCACTGTGGAGGCATCTTTATGAGTGAGGGTAGACTCAATTCTGAACTtgaaacacagagaaagccaTGGTCAGAGAGGAAAGCTTAGATCCTCATTTCAGGAGGTCCCTCTGACTGTTGGGATGATGAAGGTACaagagagaagaagcaggagatTGGTAAGAAAGCTCTGCTAAGATCTGGGAATGACAGCTGGGCTAGGGTGGcagcagaaactgaaaataatccATCTGCAATATGGTCGGGGAGCAGAACAGCCAGGACTTAGCGACTGgctgagggaaagagaggaggcaAATATTTTAATAGTCTACCAGATAATTAGTTGTTTAATGTCTGCCTCGCTTTCTCAACCATGAGGACAGGGACTGTCTCTTTGGTATCCTTGTTTCTGTCTCCAGTATAAGATAAAGAGTGTGACAGAACAGTCCATTGATGTTCACTGGACGGACGGGGCTGCCCCTCTCTGGGGAGCCGGAGACAAACTCACCTCTGGGCATCGGGCTGGGAGATGGCATTGACAATGGCCTCCACACTGCTGTCGAAGAGCGCGGAGTCCCGCAGGGCCGCGAAGGCAGCCTGGATGAGCGCCTCACAGTCCTGCAGGGGCACTTCCAGCTGCACCCAGCTGGAGAAGCACTTGAGCACCTTCTGACGCACGCAGCTGGGCGAGCTGGGCTGTTGCAGCAGTTGCTCCAGCAGTGGGAAGACGGCCCCACACTCCACAGCCAGGCTGGCCCGCACCAGACCTTTGCGGTACTGGGGCAAgcggctggtctggaactcctcGGGCAGTACTGTGAGCAGCTCGAGCAGGGCCAGACAGCGGCCCTGGCCATCCACCGGAGAGTCCTCAGCCTGGAAGAGCCGAACCATATCTGCCACAGCACACGGCCAGGCGTCGGGCATCATGCTGAGAGCCAGCGAGGCCAGTGCCACACAGAGCCGAGTCAGCACAATTTTGGAGCCGCTGGCAAAGCGGGTGATCTGGGTGAAGAGCTGTGCCTTTAGGCTTTCATACTGGTCGGTGGGGATGTCACTCCAGTAGCGGGAGATCTTGATGTGCAGGGCACTGGCCCCAAAGTACTGAATCTCAGGCACCTTGTCCGGCTGTAGGAGCTGCCAGCTGAAATGCCAGGCCTGCGGAGAGACCTGGGCCTGCATCAGCCACTTCTGAGCCAGGTTCTTGTTCTCAATATTGGGGTCGTAGTAGAGCTGGTGCAGCGCCTGCAGGACAGCACAGGACTGAGCAGGGGCGGGCTACTCTGGATGCTGCCAGAGCCCACAACAGAGGGTGTGACTTGCTTCTGCAAGATGCTGCCTCTCCCTGACTTGGGGGGAGAGGGagtgagcaggaagggagagctCAGGGTTCCGCTGACCTCTTGAGAGCCTGAATCTTGCCCACTGCTCTATCATATCCTCTTCTTATAGTACCAATGGGTTCTGAGAGGGGTTCTCCACGGGAAAGCAGGAAAAGTgggggctgggctctccccatGGGGAGCTATGTGAGGGCAAGGCCTAGGAGGAAGGTATGGGTCCATAGGGATAAATGTAAGCTCAAGACAAGTACAGAACAGCCTGAGGGGGCCTGGCCCTTTCAGATACAGCTGCTCCCATGGACTCCAACAAGCAAATTCCATTTGCTCCCCAGGATCATCCCGAGGTCACTCCGGAGGCTGGCACTAAAGCCAGTGTGGAATCTGAGAAGGACTGCTTCGGGCCAGGTAGCCCTGGAATAGAGATACACTGGAAGGGAGGGTGAGAACATCTTCACAGAGCACATGCAAGCCTCCAATCAGATGACGCAGAGAAGCCTTGGCCAGAAGCAGTCCAAGCAAGTGCCTACCCAGGAGCTGTCGGGAGCACAGCAGAACCCCCAGGGCCCCAACTCCAGTGGGACTTCATGTAGCAAGAAAACAATGGCTCATCTCCCTGGTAGCATATGGAAGCATGTGCCGCCATGCCAACACTGCCCAGCCCCAAGGGCCAGGTTCCCTAAATGGACTCCACCCAATTAGGATTAACCGTTATCTATAACCCCTGAAAGCCAGTTCTGTCCCTTGTTCAGCCACCAGGGATGCAAGAGGGGACACAAAACAAACGGAAGGGACGCATGCTCCACATTTGTTGGGGCGAACGGGGCTCGAGAAGAACCAATGAGTTTCTACAA
Coding sequences within:
- the Ipo13 gene encoding importin-13, with product MERREEQLGAAGAGAAPALDFTVENVEKALHQLYYDPNIENKNLAQKWLMQAQVSPQAWHFSWQLLQPDKVPEIQYFGASALHIKISRYWSDIPTDQYESLKAQLFTQITRFASGSKIVLTRLCVALASLALSMMPDAWPCAVADMVRLFQAEDSPVDGQGRCLALLELLTVLPEEFQTSRLPQYRKGLVRASLAVECGAVFPLLEQLLQQPSSPSCVRQKVLKCFSSWVQLEVPLQDCEALIQAAFAALRDSALFDSSVEAIVNAISQPDAQRYVNTLLKLIPLVLGLQEQLRQAVQNGDMETSHGICRIAVALGENHSRALLDQVEHWQSFLALVNMIMFCTGIPGHYPVNETTSSLTLTFWYTLQDDILSFEAEKQAVYQQVYRPVYFQLVDVLLHKAQFPSDEEYGFWSSDEKEQFRIYRVDISDTLMYVYEMLGAELLSNLYDKLGRLLTSSEEPYSWQHTEALLYGFQSIAETIDVNYSDVVPGLIGLIPRISISNVQLADTVMFTIGALSEWLADHPVMINSVLPLVLHALGNPELSVSSVSTLKKICRECKYDLPPYAANIVAVSQDVLMKQVHKTSQCMWLMQALGFLLSALQVEEILKNLHSLISPYIQQLEKLAEEIPNPSNKLAIVHILGLLSNLFTTLDVSHHEDDHEGPELRKLPVPQGPNPVVVVLQQVFQLIQKVLSKWLNDAQVVEAVCAIFEKSVKTLLDDFAPMVPQLCEMLGRMYSTIPQASALDLTRQLVHIFAHEPAHFPPIEALFLLVTSVTLTLFQQGPRDHPDIVDSFMQLLAQALKRKPDLFLCERLDVKAVFQCAVLALKFPEAPTVKASCGFFTELLPRCGEVDSVGKVVQEDGRMLLIAVLEAIGGQASRSLMDCFADILFALNKHCFSLLSMWIKEALQPPGFPSARLSPEQKDTFSQQILRERVNKRRVKEMVKEFTLLCRGLHGTDYTADY